The sequence TCAGATGAAGCCCCATTCGTCAAAGTTGTTTTCATCAATTTTGAGGTGAGTGGGTTTTCGCCAAACTTTTGTACAGCCAaaattttttactatacggtaaaaTTCATATTGGAAAGATGGGAGAAGGGAAATGGTTAACTTATCATGACTTCTATTTTGTCACATCATGAGAAGTATGTATTAGGTCAACATAATGAgattgcttgtttcccatcaccttAAAGTGATCAGGTAGCGAGGGTAGGTGGATAATAACTTACTTTGATGAGCATTCAAAATGACAATACGCTGTCCACCAGTTAACTAGTGTCAGAACAGACTAGCCATAATGGATATTTTAAAGATTGTAATCTTTTCATAAGTGTAACAGGCAACGACATAGCATTTCCTAGAAGTTACATAACAAAGTTTGAATCTACTATAATAGTTTTGATTACTGTTAGTGCAGTAGAATAACTAACTATCATGATACCTAAAATGTATTGTCAATGACAAGTTGATACGTATAATCAATACACCACCCGGCTGCCTACCGTATTCTTGTAGATACACAGCTCATCAATTATATCAGGTAAACTATCCAGTGATCCAGAGTAGAAGAACACTCCTGATAATTGTGATAATCGGTCATCTCCTGGATGAGACAGTTTGGTGGCCGCCTCTACGGCTTTCTTTAGTTTGTATGCAGCCATCTTGATATCATTGGAGGAGGATGAGTGTAAGTCCAGTCCAAACTGTTTAATGTCAGTGTAGATGTAGTGGTTCCCTCCAGAACTAATGTGGTATTGCACCTCTCCATAGTCTACTGTAATGATGTAAGCAATAATTGTaggtgtgtgtacacatgtattgTACTCTACCCACAATAAGGCCACACAACAGAATGTGAAATCACAAAatttacacacatgcacacccaCATAACAAACCTCCAAAGTTAAGCCTCCAGCAGCTATACAAAACACTGCTATTGACTGAATTAGACATTAGAGTTAGTGCATCACGGGGCTGGATTAGTAAATGGAGGAAGAGTTACTGATACGTTGTCTCATGGAAAGACATTGTGAAAACTGAAGTTTTGCAACAACCCCAACTGCCcagttgggaatttgctttTTCAGGCCACTAGACACAttcgtgcacacacacacacacacacacacacacacacacacacacacacacacacacacacggacgcacacacacacacacatactacatctACAATATGTATACGACATACCTACATTAACAGTCAAATCAGTGGCAATCACAGGACAAGGCATACTCTCTAGTTTAACAGCTCCAGCCTTCCCATCCTGATAGTCTACACGTGCAGTGACCAGACCACATGGACACTGTATCTTTACAATAGTTTCTGGTGATACTCCCTTCACTATACCATGATCCACAGCATATCTGCCCAGTGCAATAGTAG comes from Dysidea avara chromosome 4, odDysAvar1.4, whole genome shotgun sequence and encodes:
- the LOC136252508 gene encoding trans-L-3-hydroxyproline dehydratase-like isoform X4; translation: MMSLQRINQLNLSMVVKTTDMQVGGAAARIIQSGYPDIIGDTILDKLQYSQDNLDHVRRLVMEEPRGHNEMHSAVLVEKDDKQADMAVLFLSSSGYTRMCGHATIALGRYAVDHGIVKGVSPETIVKIQCPCGLVTARVDYQDGKAGAVKLESMPCPVIATDLTVNVDYGEVQYHISSGGNHYIYTDIKQFGLDLHSSSSNDIKMAAYKLKKAVEAATKLSHPGDDRLSQLSGVFFYSGSLDSLPDIIDELCIYKNTVCRSPCGSGINGFLALFHHTRD
- the LOC136252508 gene encoding trans-L-3-hydroxyproline dehydratase-like isoform X3, which gives rise to MMSLQRINQLNLSMVVKTTDMQVGGAAARIIQSGYPDIIGDTILDKLQYSQDNLDHVRRLVMEEPRGHNEMHSAVLVEKDDKQADMAVLFLSSSGYTRMCGHATIALGRYAVDHGIVKGVSPETIVKIQCPCGLVTARVDYQDGKAGAVKLESMPCPVIATDLTVNVVDYGEVQYHISSGGNHYIYTDIKQFGLDLHSSSSNDIKMAAYKLKKAVEAATKLSHPGDDRLSQLSGVFFYSGSLDSLPDIIDELCIYKNTVCRSPCGSGINGFLALFHHTRD